GCTATGGAAATGGCAAAATCATACATCAAAACTATACCGTCGATTATAGACAGCTCTATCAACAATTTTATGACTGCCGGTGACAAGGAGATTGTGAGAAAACTCATATTGGAGCTTTCAAATGTTGAAAATGTTATAGGGATTCATATTTTCAATCCATCGGGTGATATTTCGTGCAACTATTCCAACTTTAAAACTGAAGCACCTTCAAAATATATCAACCTTGTATACCAGTACTTTAGCCTTACTGAAAAATTACAGGAAATTAATACTAAAGATGTTAAAATGCTGTCCTATTACAGACCTTATGAAAATAAACCTGAATGTAAAAAGTGTCATACAGATAGTGGCAATATTATAGGGGTGTTGAATATAAATGTAAGCACTGCGGGTATTTCAGAAATGCTAAGCAGTGAAATAAAGACCGTCAATATCATTATGTTGATATCTTCACTAATTGTCAGTATTCTCTTGTCAATTTTAATAAACAAACTGGTAGTAAACCCTCTGAAAAAGCTTGAAGAAGGTATGCATAAGGTAAGTGAGAATGACTTTAACAGCAAAGTAACTATTAACTCAAGAGATGAATTTGAGCTGATATCGAACTATTTCAACAATATGGTATCATCTTTAAAACTGGTAAATGAGACAATAGACAACATGCACAAAAACTTAATACATTCAGACAGATTAACTACAATTGGTCAATTGACTGCATCATTAAGCCATGAAATAAAAAATCCTTTAAACTCAATTATGATAACATCTGACCTTCTTGCCATGAAGTGCGAAATGGCTAAAAACGGCAAATCTGTAAATATTGATGACACGTTAAAGCATATAGATAACATCATTAATGACACACTTCGTATAAAAAACATAATTGACCAGACTCTTAATTTTTCAAGGCTTAACATGGAGCAGAAACAGATAGTATCTGTCAACTCATTCCTTGAAAGTATAAATATTTATGTAAAAAGAATACTATTTGATTACGAAAAGGTTAATTTTAAGTTGGAAAAGACTTCAGAAAAAGGTGACTGTCTTTTAAACATAAACAAAACGAATATTGAACAGGTCTTTATAAATATTCTTAAAAATGCTATGGAAAGTATACCGGAAAACAGTCATGGTAATATTATACTTAATGTATCTTGCTCCACAGACCATGAGTATGTTGTGTTTAAAATTATTGATGACGGTGTAGGGATACCTGATGAACAATTAGATAAAATATTTAACGAATTTTATACAACAAAAAAGAGTGGTACAGGCCTTGGTTTGCCTATTGCAAAAGATTTGCTTGAACAGCATAATGGTAAACTTAAAATCGAGTCAAAAGTTGGTTTAGGGACAACTGTGACAATAATGCTCCCTACTGTTAAAATTTAAACTTTGGAGTAAAAATGCACGAGATATCATTTGTTATACCGGTTTATAATGAAGAGGGAAATATCAAACCTCTTTATAAGGAAGTAAAAAATATTGCAGATACCATTGCATCCTCATATGAGATAATTTTTGTTGATGATGCCAGCACTGATAACAGTTTCGATGAAATCAAAGACATTGCTTTGGTTGACAAATGTGTAAAGTATATTTCATTTCTAGAAAATAGAGGGCAATCTGCAGCACTTTATGCAGGATTTCAAAAAGCCGAAAAAGAAGTAATAATTACAATGGATGCGGACTTACAAAATGATCCAAAAGACTTGATTGAAATGATAAAGCTATATGGACAATATGATATGGTTAATGGCTGGAGAAAAAACAGACAGGATACTATTTCAAAAAAGATTGGGAGTAAAATAGGAAATTTTGTCAGGAATAAAATGACAAATGAAACTATTCACGATACCGGTTGTGCTTTAAAGATTATGAAAGCAAGCATTTTGAAAAAAATTAAGATGTTTAGAGGATTGCATAGGTTTTTGCCAACGCTTATGCGGCTTGAAGGTGCTAAGGTGGTAGAAGTCCCGGTCAATCACAGAAAACGGGAAGTCGGCGTATCTAAATATAATAATCTTAACAGAGCTATAGAAGGTTTTTACGATTTAATTGCAGTAAGGTGGATGATTAAACGTTACCTTGATATTAAGATAAAGGAAGAGAGATGAATTTAACGGAAACAACACTTTTGGTAATAGGTTTTACAGGACAATTTTTCTTTTTCATGAGATTTTTTGTGCAATGGATATACTCTGAAAAACAAAGAAAGAGTGTGATTCCGGTAGCCTTTTGGTATTTTAGCTTACTCGGCAGTGTATGCCTTTTAACTTATGCCATTTTGCGAAAGGACATAGTCTTTATAGTTGGCCAATCCACAGGATTTATAATTTATATCAGAAACTTATATTTTATCAAAAAAGAAAGAGCAAAATTAAATGCGTAATAAAAATATTTATTGGTTCATCATTATTTATTTTATTATTGCGGCATTCCCAATTAACAACATACCTCTTTTTGAAACTACCGAAGCCAGATATGCTGAAATTGCATGGGAGATGGCTGCTTCAGGAAATTATTTGGAGCCTCATTTTAACGGGATAAAGCATTTTCATAAACCACCTTTTACCTACTGGATTAATGCGCTTGGGATAAAGCTATTTGGCGTTAACGGCTTTGGCGTTAGAATCTTTGGAGTGCTTGCTTCCGCTTTAATACTCTTTATAACTTACAAATTAGCTAATATTTTATTAAAAGATAAAGTCAAAGCTGAAAATTCCGTTTATATACTTTCAGCTTCACTTTTGTTTATAGCTGTTTCAAGAATAGTCTCTACGGACATATATCTGACACTTTTTACAGTCTTATCTCAGTACTTCCTTTTTAACCAGATTTATGGAAAAAAATCATCATTGAATGCTGTATGGTATGGCTTATTTTTGGGGTTTGGCTTTATAACAAAAGGGCCGATAATTTTTCTTTTTACACTGCTCCCTTTTTTAGTTGGAAAAGTATTCTTCAAATCTCATAGAAAGGTTTTTACTTTAAAGGATATCGCTTTTGGTATTTTGACATTTCTAATTATTTCACTGCCTTGGTATATCGCCGTAATTATTAAAAATCCTGAACTGCTCAATTACTTTTTAAAAGTACAAACAGTCGATAGAGTTGTAACCAACAGATTCCATCGCAACAAACCATTTTACTTTTTTATACTTACATTTGCCGGGACTTTTTTCCCTTTTATAATTATTTTTGTCAAAGATTTAATCAAACATGTAAAACCAGTTACTGAAAAATTGGCCCCTTATTTTTATGTAATTGTGCCCTTTATAATTTTCTCACTTGCCAAAAGTAAGCTTGCAACTTACATTTTGCCTTTTTACCCTATCGCCGGCATCATTGTGGCGGACTCTATAGACGCTAAGATTTTTAACACCAAATATTTTAGAATCCCAACATTAATCTTCGCAGGATTACTACCGTTTGCCTTTATTGCTGCAATATTTGTTTATCCTGTCCTTAAAGGTTACTTACTAACTATACTGATTTTCTTTATTTTGACACTATTGCTTTTTATAAATCTTTACAAACGTTTTAATCTTTTAAACTTTAGTGTGTATATTATTTTTATATCTTTTTGTATCTACTCAACATTGCCGATATTAGGTCCTGAAATAAAAGGTTTCAAAGAAATGACCGAAGAAATTAACAAATTAGACAAAGATAAAAGATTTGAAGTGCTTACCTATAAAACATTTATCCCTTCCATCTCCTTCTACCGTCAAAAAATAACTGTTGCGGCTTTAGGAAAAGAGAGAGAAACACAATTTCAATACGACGATAGTTACAAAAAGTATTACATAAAAAATATGACTGAACTTTCAGATTTTTTAGACACTCAAAAAACACTCTTTGTTGTCACAAAAGCAGGTAATATTAATGATATGTCAAAATTTGGTTTTAGTTGCAAAAATTATTTTAACCAAAGAAAATACTCACTTTATCTTTGCACTAAACTAAACAAGTAAATACCTATTCATTGTAAAACAGCGTTTACAAAAAATAAGTTACGTTATTTGTATAGTATTCGGTTTACGAATACTATACTTTTCAGCAATTAATAGGCTGAACAAGGCAAGTATTTATTACCTGTGTATATTGTATACAATATCATTGACAGTTCTAATATTTTGTGTTATCCCTTTATTAGTTAAATTTTAACGCTGTTTGTTTGTCAATAAAATTAGTCGAGGTGTAAGATGCCAAGAAAAGATTTAGTCACCTATCCAAAAAAAGTTTCCTACAGGAAACACACAGGAATGGTGGCCTGGTTGCTTCACAGAATCTCTGGAGTAATCATAGGCCTTTACTTGATTTTCCACATACTTGGGAAATCAGGGGTTGCAGAGTGGTTTACCTCTCTTACGGCAAATCCTGTTGCGAGGATAATTGTTCTCTTAGCTTTTACTTTCCATGCTTTTAATGGCTTCAGGATTGTGTTAATCGATTTTGCCACAGGTTCTGAAAAAGAAGTATTCTCAAAACAGTTTATGGTTGTTCTTTTCTTAACCGTAGTAGTGCTTATTATTGGCGCTTTTCCAATTTTTTCTTAGAGGAGGGACCACATGAAACAATTTAAGTTTAACGGTTCAAGTGATAGCGGTGTTTTTGAATGGCTGCTTCAGAGAGTGTCCGGTGTTATTTTAATATTAGTTATTTTTATCCACTTCTTCTCAATGATTAAGTCTGGTGATTGGGGGCTTAAAAAGATTGTATTAGGACCTCTTTTTGCTTTCGGTATATTCCATACCCTTAACGGGTTTAAAATGATTACCGACGATTATGTAGCAAGCACAACTTGGAGAGCTATTATTCTTGCAATATATTGGATAGTCGGAGTTACTCTTGCAGTATTAGCTCTCAGTGTAGTTTCAAGTTTATAAAAAATAAAGAGAGGTTAAGATATGTCTGTAAAAGTAGAGTATCATAAATTTGATGTTGTCGTCCTTGGTGCTGGTGGGGCTGGACTTAATGCAGCTCAAGTAGCATCTCAATATTGTAGTACTGCAGTAATTTCAGAAGTATATCCTACACGTAGCCATACCATTTCTGCACAAGGCGGTATTTCTGCTGCACTTGGTAACTTGGAAGAGGATCACTGGCATTGGCATATGTATGACACTGTAAAAGGTAGTGATTATCTTGCTGACCAAGATTCATGTGAGTATATGACTAAACTTGCTCCACAATATGTAATTGAGCTTGAACACATAGGTGTTCCATTCAGTAGAACTCCTGATGGGAAAATTGCTCAAAGGCCATTTGGAGGCCACACTGCGGAGTTCGGTAAGAGACCTGTAAAGAGGGCTTGCTATGCAGCTGACAGAACAGGTCACGTAATGCTTCAGACTCTTTATGAGAAGGCTGTTGCACAAAAGACTCAATTTTTTAGTGAATTTTATGCATTAGAGCTTCTCGTAAATGATGGTGCCGTAAATGGTGTATTATGCTGGGATATTCAAAATGGCGGATTCCATCTTTTTCATGCCAAATCTGTTGTATTTGCTACCGGTGGTTGTTCAAGATTTTATAAAACCACATCCAATGCACACATTAATACCGGTGATGGTCTTACTCTTGCAATGAGAAAGGGTTTCTCCTGGTCTGACCCTGAATTTATACAGTTCCACCCCACAGGGATTTATATTGCTGGAAACCTTATTACAGAAGGTGTTAGAGGTGAAGGTGGTATTCTTCTTAACGCTAACGGCGAAAGATTTATGGAAAAGTATGCACCAACTATTAAAGACCTTGCACCAAGAGATATCGTTTCCCGCTCAATGGTTAAAGAAGTTTTAGCTGGACGTGGTGTTGGTCCTAAAAAAGACCACGTACTTTTAAAAATAGATCATATCGGTGCAGATGCAATTATGGAAAAACTTCCGGGCATTCATGAGCTTACACTTGTTTTTGCTGGTGTTGATTGTACTAAAGAGCCAATCCCTGTAATGCCTACTGCTCACTATCAAAATGGTGGTATACCAACTAACTATAAAACTCATGTAATCAAGGCTTTTGGTGAAAACCCAGAAGAGACAGTGCCTGGGTTCTTTGCCGCCGGTGAAGTAGCTTCAGCTTCTGTCCATGGTGCTAACAGACTTGGAACTAACTCTCTTCTTGACCTTGTAGTATTTGGTAGGACTGCCGGTGAGGAGGCTGCAAAATATGCAAAAGATAACGGATTTGTACCACTTGCAGAAGATGCTGGGAAAGAAGGGATTGAATTATTGCAAAAATTCTTAAACGCTAATGGTGAATATACTTTTGGACCTGTTTATACTGAACTTACTGAGACTATGGAAAAGAATGTTGGAGTTTTCAGGACTGAAGAAACTATGACTCAAGCAAAAGCTGATTTGGCAGAATTGGCTAAAAAGATGGAAAACTTTAGAGTTAATGATAAATCTAACATCTATAATTTAGAGCTCATTGAAGCCCTTGAACTAAATAATATGATAATTAATGCAAGAGCATTAACTGAGTCAGCTCTACTTAGGAAAGAATCAAGAGGTGGTCACGCAAGAGAAGATTATCAAGAGAGAGATGATGCCAACTTCCATAAACATAGTGAAGTAACACTTGATAAAGAAGGAAACGTGATCGTTGGATACAGACCGGTTAGGATGAAACCACTTACTGTTGAAACTTTCCCACCAAAGCCAAGGGTATATTAAGAGGAGGGCAAAATGAGTAAATTTGTAACTTTTGAAATTTTTAGATACGACCCAGAGAAGGATAAAGAGCCATACTACCAGTCTTATAAAGTAGAAATCAGAAGGCCAGGTATGCTAATGCTTGAAGGCCTTAACCAGATTAAATGGGAGCAGGATACTACACTTGCATTCAGACGTTCCTGCCGCGAAGGTGTTTGTGGATCTGACGGTATAAATGTCAACGGTGTAAACATGCTATCTTGCATGACAAAGATTGAAGACTTAGGTTCTGATCATCTCGTAATTCAGCCTTTGCCTGGTATGCCGGTAATGAGAGACTTGGTGACTGATGTTGATGATTTTTTTGAAAAGTTTATTACAGTTAAGCCTTACCTTATCAGAAAATCTCCTGCTCCAGACAAAGAGTATTATCAGTCTCCTGAAGACAGGAAAAAATTGGATGGTCTTTACGAATGTATTCTATGCGGATGCTGTTCATCCTCTTGCCCATCTTACTGGGCTGACAAAAAATATTTGGGACCTAACGCCTTCTTAAGAGCTTATAGATATTTAATTGACTCAAGGGATGAAGGTGCTGAAGAAAGATTGCCTATTTTAAACGACAAAAACGGCGTATGGCGTTGTCACACAATCTACAATTGTGTGGAAGCTTGTCCTAAAGAACTTAATCCGACTAAAGCTATTGTTGGCATTCGCCAAATGCTTCTTGAAAGGAAATATTAATAAAAAGCCCGCCGAAAGGCGGGTTTTTTTATTTATATTTCATCTTTTATTTTTTATTTTTATTTTGATTTAACCTTATCTCTTACAGTTTTGGCAAATATTTCTATATCTTTCAGAAACTTGTACTCATACTGCTCTTTATAATCTTCAGCGGTTTTATTTCCCATTATTATATCAAACAAGTCATTATCGTATATATCTTTCAAAAATATATTAAATCTATCCAAATCATCTATCGAGTAGTTATTAATTACAAAACTATTTAAGAAATCTTTAAGAAAATACTCATTTTCAAGCATTGCCCGTCTGGCGCATTGAAATGCACATTTTTTAAATTCCTTTGTTTCTTTTATATTATCCATTATTTCCCTCTATAATAAAAAGTCCGCATAAAAGCGGACTTTTTAAATTATTACATATTTTTTTTGGCAAGCTCCATACCAGCGTAAAGAGCCTTTTTATTGAGCTCTTCAGTCCCTTTTGGTACTTTACTTAGCACACCTTTTTCCAGTTTATCAACATCCAGCAGATTGGTAATTTGATTTACAACACCCAATGTTACAATGTTTGCTACCATCGACTTTCCAATATCTTCTGCTGCTGTCTTTATGATTGGTAATGCATATACTTTAAAATTCCCCTTTGGAAGATCTTTTACAAGCATACTATCAACTATCACAACGCTACCTTCTTTAGCATCACCAATAAACTTATCACATGCTTCTTGAGTAAGAGCAACGAGGACATCTGATTTTAAAACTTTTACATAGTTAATATCTTCATCACTTATTACGACCTCACCTCTGGCTGCGCCACCTCTTGCCTCAGGTCCATATGATTTTGTCTGCACAGCCTTTTTACCTGCAAATACAGCAGCATAGCCTAAGATTGCTGCTGCAGTAATAGTTCCTTGTCCACCTGAACCACCTAATCTTATATCAACTCTTGCCATCTTATACTCCTATTTTTTTAATCCAACAGTTGCATCATATGTTTCAATATACTCTGGTTTCTCTTCCTTATGAAGAACACCAATAGTAAACTTTCCAGCCAGTTCTTCTTCAGACATCTTCTTAGCTTTTTCAATATTAACTGCACTGTCTTTCATCCATAAAAGCATTGATGTAGGAGTCTTAAATTTATTCTTTCTACCAAAACCGGTTGGGCATGCGTTGATAATTTCAACTACACTTAAACCTTTATGTTGGAACGCTTCCTTCATTGTTTTTTCACAATGTGCAACATGGTATGCTGTAGTTCTTGCAACAAAGGTCGCTCCAGCACCAATTGCAAGGTCAGTAATTGTAAAGTTATTTTCAGTCATACCATATGGTGCAGTTGTTGCCCATGCACCCTTTGGAGTTGTAGGAGAATATTGGGCACCGGTCATACCATAAATATTATTATTAAATACAAACACCGTCATATCAATATTCCTTCTGCAAGCATGGATAAAATGATTACCGCCTATAGCAGTCATATCACCGTCTCCACCCATTGCAAGAACTTTCAAGTTTGGATTTGCCAACTTTATACCGGTAGCAAACGCAATTGATCTACCATGGGTAGTATGTAAAGTGTTAAAATCAACATATCCGGGCAAACGGCTTGCACATCCAATACCTGAAACTATTGCAACATCATTTTTATCCCACTGTAAGGAACCTATTGCTCTGATGAGAGATTTCAATACGATACCGTATGTACAGCCTGCACACCAAATATGCGGCAGTTTCCCTTTTCTCAAATATTTAGCGTAATCGTAAGCCATTTATACAAACCTCCTGATTTTTTCCAGGATTTCCCCGGGAAGGATAGGATCAAGCATTAAGCTATAAAGCCCCTCTACCCCACAGCGACCTTTTGCAACTCTTTGGACCTCAAAAGTCATCTGACCTAAGTTCATTTCAGGAACTACGATACCTTTTACATTATTCTTGGATAATAACTTATCAAGATGTTTTTCCGGGAAAGGCCAAATTGTCAATGGTCTGACAAGGCCTGCTTTAATACCCTGATTTCTTGCCTCAACTACTGCATGCTTAGCTGATCTTGCAGTAACCCCAATAGCAAATACAAGTACCTCTGCATCATCAGTCATAAATTCTTCTACTTTAACTATATCATCATAGTTTTTATTTAGTTTTTCAATAAGTCTTACAGTATTTTTAGTATGAAGTTCAGGATCATTTGTGGGGAAACCAT
The window above is part of the Deferrivibrio essentukiensis genome. Proteins encoded here:
- a CDS encoding sensor histidine kinase; this encodes MVNLLRKKPKYFSLKLKINILIFAVMISISFIVSGYLTYNAEKKAMEMAKSYIKTIPSIIDSSINNFMTAGDKEIVRKLILELSNVENVIGIHIFNPSGDISCNYSNFKTEAPSKYINLVYQYFSLTEKLQEINTKDVKMLSYYRPYENKPECKKCHTDSGNIIGVLNINVSTAGISEMLSSEIKTVNIIMLISSLIVSILLSILINKLVVNPLKKLEEGMHKVSENDFNSKVTINSRDEFELISNYFNNMVSSLKLVNETIDNMHKNLIHSDRLTTIGQLTASLSHEIKNPLNSIMITSDLLAMKCEMAKNGKSVNIDDTLKHIDNIINDTLRIKNIIDQTLNFSRLNMEQKQIVSVNSFLESINIYVKRILFDYEKVNFKLEKTSEKGDCLLNINKTNIEQVFINILKNAMESIPENSHGNIILNVSCSTDHEYVVFKIIDDGVGIPDEQLDKIFNEFYTTKKSGTGLGLPIAKDLLEQHNGKLKIESKVGLGTTVTIMLPTVKI
- a CDS encoding glycosyltransferase family 2 protein; the protein is MHEISFVIPVYNEEGNIKPLYKEVKNIADTIASSYEIIFVDDASTDNSFDEIKDIALVDKCVKYISFLENRGQSAALYAGFQKAEKEVIITMDADLQNDPKDLIEMIKLYGQYDMVNGWRKNRQDTISKKIGSKIGNFVRNKMTNETIHDTGCALKIMKASILKKIKMFRGLHRFLPTLMRLEGAKVVEVPVNHRKREVGVSKYNNLNRAIEGFYDLIAVRWMIKRYLDIKIKEER
- a CDS encoding lipid-A-disaccharide synthase N-terminal domain-containing protein, producing the protein MNLTETTLLVIGFTGQFFFFMRFFVQWIYSEKQRKSVIPVAFWYFSLLGSVCLLTYAILRKDIVFIVGQSTGFIIYIRNLYFIKKERAKLNA
- a CDS encoding ArnT family glycosyltransferase, which codes for MRNKNIYWFIIIYFIIAAFPINNIPLFETTEARYAEIAWEMAASGNYLEPHFNGIKHFHKPPFTYWINALGIKLFGVNGFGVRIFGVLASALILFITYKLANILLKDKVKAENSVYILSASLLFIAVSRIVSTDIYLTLFTVLSQYFLFNQIYGKKSSLNAVWYGLFLGFGFITKGPIIFLFTLLPFLVGKVFFKSHRKVFTLKDIAFGILTFLIISLPWYIAVIIKNPELLNYFLKVQTVDRVVTNRFHRNKPFYFFILTFAGTFFPFIIIFVKDLIKHVKPVTEKLAPYFYVIVPFIIFSLAKSKLATYILPFYPIAGIIVADSIDAKIFNTKYFRIPTLIFAGLLPFAFIAAIFVYPVLKGYLLTILIFFILTLLLFINLYKRFNLLNFSVYIIFISFCIYSTLPILGPEIKGFKEMTEEINKLDKDKRFEVLTYKTFIPSISFYRQKITVAALGKERETQFQYDDSYKKYYIKNMTELSDFLDTQKTLFVVTKAGNINDMSKFGFSCKNYFNQRKYSLYLCTKLNK
- a CDS encoding succinate dehydrogenase, cytochrome b556 subunit; the encoded protein is MPRKDLVTYPKKVSYRKHTGMVAWLLHRISGVIIGLYLIFHILGKSGVAEWFTSLTANPVARIIVLLAFTFHAFNGFRIVLIDFATGSEKEVFSKQFMVVLFLTVVVLIIGAFPIFS
- a CDS encoding succinate dehydrogenase, hydrophobic membrane anchor protein, giving the protein MKQFKFNGSSDSGVFEWLLQRVSGVILILVIFIHFFSMIKSGDWGLKKIVLGPLFAFGIFHTLNGFKMITDDYVASTTWRAIILAIYWIVGVTLAVLALSVVSSL
- the sdhA gene encoding succinate dehydrogenase flavoprotein subunit; protein product: MSVKVEYHKFDVVVLGAGGAGLNAAQVASQYCSTAVISEVYPTRSHTISAQGGISAALGNLEEDHWHWHMYDTVKGSDYLADQDSCEYMTKLAPQYVIELEHIGVPFSRTPDGKIAQRPFGGHTAEFGKRPVKRACYAADRTGHVMLQTLYEKAVAQKTQFFSEFYALELLVNDGAVNGVLCWDIQNGGFHLFHAKSVVFATGGCSRFYKTTSNAHINTGDGLTLAMRKGFSWSDPEFIQFHPTGIYIAGNLITEGVRGEGGILLNANGERFMEKYAPTIKDLAPRDIVSRSMVKEVLAGRGVGPKKDHVLLKIDHIGADAIMEKLPGIHELTLVFAGVDCTKEPIPVMPTAHYQNGGIPTNYKTHVIKAFGENPEETVPGFFAAGEVASASVHGANRLGTNSLLDLVVFGRTAGEEAAKYAKDNGFVPLAEDAGKEGIELLQKFLNANGEYTFGPVYTELTETMEKNVGVFRTEETMTQAKADLAELAKKMENFRVNDKSNIYNLELIEALELNNMIINARALTESALLRKESRGGHAREDYQERDDANFHKHSEVTLDKEGNVIVGYRPVRMKPLTVETFPPKPRVY
- a CDS encoding succinate dehydrogenase iron-sulfur subunit, with product MSKFVTFEIFRYDPEKDKEPYYQSYKVEIRRPGMLMLEGLNQIKWEQDTTLAFRRSCREGVCGSDGINVNGVNMLSCMTKIEDLGSDHLVIQPLPGMPVMRDLVTDVDDFFEKFITVKPYLIRKSPAPDKEYYQSPEDRKKLDGLYECILCGCCSSSCPSYWADKKYLGPNAFLRAYRYLIDSRDEGAEERLPILNDKNGVWRCHTIYNCVEACPKELNPTKAIVGIRQMLLERKY
- a CDS encoding succinate dehydrogenase assembly factor 2, with translation MDNIKETKEFKKCAFQCARRAMLENEYFLKDFLNSFVINNYSIDDLDRFNIFLKDIYDNDLFDIIMGNKTAEDYKEQYEYKFLKDIEIFAKTVRDKVKSK
- a CDS encoding 2-oxoacid:acceptor oxidoreductase family protein; the protein is MARVDIRLGGSGGQGTITAAAILGYAAVFAGKKAVQTKSYGPEARGGAARGEVVISDEDINYVKVLKSDVLVALTQEACDKFIGDAKEGSVVIVDSMLVKDLPKGNFKVYALPIIKTAAEDIGKSMVANIVTLGVVNQITNLLDVDKLEKGVLSKVPKGTEELNKKALYAGMELAKKNM
- a CDS encoding 2-oxoacid:ferredoxin oxidoreductase subunit beta — its product is MAYDYAKYLRKGKLPHIWCAGCTYGIVLKSLIRAIGSLQWDKNDVAIVSGIGCASRLPGYVDFNTLHTTHGRSIAFATGIKLANPNLKVLAMGGDGDMTAIGGNHFIHACRRNIDMTVFVFNNNIYGMTGAQYSPTTPKGAWATTAPYGMTENNFTITDLAIGAGATFVARTTAYHVAHCEKTMKEAFQHKGLSVVEIINACPTGFGRKNKFKTPTSMLLWMKDSAVNIEKAKKMSEEELAGKFTIGVLHKEEKPEYIETYDATVGLKK